CTCGCGCGGCGAGACCCTGGTCCGCGGTTTCCGCCGGGTCCTCGGCACGGTGATCGGCATCGGCCTCGGCCTGCTCGTCGCCGTCCCGCTGCACGGGGCGCCGGTCCCCACGGCCGCGCTGCTCGCCGTCTGCGTCTTCGGCATCTTCTACACGGCAGCCGTCTCCTACACCTGGATGATGCTCAGCGTCACCCTGCTCGCCGAGCTCCTCTACGGCCTCCTCGGGGTCCTGGAGCCCGGCCTGCTGGCGCTGCGGCTCGCCGAGACCGGCGTCGGTGCGATCGGTGCCGTACTGGCCGTGCTGTTCGTGCTGCCCGTCACCACGCACGCCATCACCGACGCCTGGGTCCAGCGCGCCCTGCGCTGCGTCCACGCGGCCACCGCCGAGGCCGCGGCGCGCCTCGCCGGTGACGAGAGCGCCGACCCGGCGTCCCGGCTCGCCGAACTGGAACAGCTGCTGGGCCGCGTACGGCTCTCGCTGGCCCCGCTCGTGCACCCGCTGAACCCGATGCCGGCCCGCAAGCGGCGCGCCCGGCGGGTGCTGGCCCTGCTCGACGACTGCGCCCGGGAGATCCGCGGCCTGGCCGCCGTCGCCGCCGACCCCGTGGCCTCGCACGACGCCCGGCTGGCCGCCGCGTGCTGGCGGGTCGAGGCCGCGGTGGAGGCGCTGACCGGCGGTACGGACCTCGGGGTTCCGGCGGACCGGCCGGCGGCCGCGGAGCCTGCGCTGGCGCATCTGCACGGTCTGGAGCGGGCCCTGGTCGAACTTGCGCAGCCCTTGCGGGCGCCGTCGGGTTCTCCGCTGGTCGCTCCGCGGGTTTAGCCGGATTCGGTGGGCGTGCGTGCGTCTGGGGGTGTGTCGTGGGCGGTAGGGCGGTCGCGTGTCCGCGGGTGCGTCGTGGCTGGTCGCGCAGTTCCCCGCGCCCCTTGGGGGCGCTGACCTGACCGGCGCTGCCCCGAGCTTGGTCTAGACCGATGGTGATCCGCTGCT
The DNA window shown above is from Streptomyces chartreusis and carries:
- a CDS encoding FUSC family protein; protein product: MLKRVFAAPDPGRARLRFAVRAVLGIGLAVVVCGLAGHSLVGAVTGGLAALLALFTVTDATVRGQAVTTALLPLVGLPVLAAAAELHDHPVARDLTFLAVVGAGVYARRWGPRGHSLGVFAFMTFFVAQFLHATPGQLPELYAAVLLSLLTAAAVRFGLWCYERRMPPAPVPAPPGGGGLARVTTRQAIQATAGAGFALVVGQLVSGQRWYWAVGATWWIFVNTTSRGETLVRGFRRVLGTVIGIGLGLLVAVPLHGAPVPTAALLAVCVFGIFYTAAVSYTWMMLSVTLLAELLYGLLGVLEPGLLALRLAETGVGAIGAVLAVLFVLPVTTHAITDAWVQRALRCVHAATAEAAARLAGDESADPASRLAELEQLLGRVRLSLAPLVHPLNPMPARKRRARRVLALLDDCAREIRGLAAVAADPVASHDARLAAACWRVEAAVEALTGGTDLGVPADRPAAAEPALAHLHGLERALVELAQPLRAPSGSPLVAPRV